The genomic segment TATTTCTTGAATTTGGACCAAAGGCCGTTCAAGACCGCATTTTACACTTGACGGCCTTTCTTTCGGAGAAGTTGCAGGCCATGGGAGCGACGCTGCTTTCTCCAACCCGGGAAGAGCAGCGTTCCGGCATTGTGTCGTTTGCCTTATCGGAGGACGATGCTCCGCTGCATCAGGCCCTCATCCGAAAAAAAATCTTTTTATCCTATCGGTTGAAACACCTGCGGGCTTCTCCCCATTTCTACAACACGGAAGACGAGCTTTTGGCCGTGGTCGACGCCTTGAAAAAGCAAAGGGGCTGAGCGTGTCCCGTTTTTTTGAGCCTATTGATCCCGGGCGCGTGGATTGCCTGCTGCTGTCTCGCCTGCGATTTATGGGGGATGTGATTTTGACGACGCCCCTGATTCGTGCGTTAAAAAAAGGACTGCCGCACACACGGCTGTTGTTTCTGGCGGAGCCGCCCTTTGCAGAGCTTCTGGAAAACAACCCGCACCTGGATGGCGTGATCCCGTTCGACCGCCGTTATTTTGACGGACTCCCCCCGGTGAAGAGTCTGGTGGAACAGGTGCGATTTTTTAAACATTTAAGACAGCAAAAATGTGCCGTGGCTGCCGATTTGCTGGGGCTTCCGAGGACGGCCTTTCAACTTTACTTTTCGGGCGCGCCCATTCGCATTGGCGGCGATTACCGCTACCGCAGGCATCTGTATACGCACCTGTTTCCGGTTTCGCGGGACGCCTGGCGAACAGCCATTGATTTTTATTTGAATATTTTGAAATTTTTCGCCCTGCCAGCGGACGGCACATGCACGGAGGTGTTCCTCAAGGAAAGCGAACGGGCCTGGGCACAATCCTACTTAAAAACGCACGGCTTTGATTTGAATCAACCCATCGTG from the Calditrichota bacterium genome contains:
- a CDS encoding glycosyltransferase family 9 protein — translated: MSRFFEPIDPGRVDCLLLSRLRFMGDVILTTPLIRALKKGLPHTRLLFLAEPPFAELLENNPHLDGVIPFDRRYFDGLPPVKSLVEQVRFFKHLRQQKCAVAADLLGLPRTAFQLYFSGAPIRIGGDYRYRRHLYTHLFPVSRDAWRTAIDFYLNILKFFALPADGTCTEVFLKESERAWAQSYLKTHGFDLNQPIVGLHPGGTWPAKLWPWERFADLAVRLNTALGVRIFLTGGPNDQDILD